One genomic segment of Nocardioides cavernaquae includes these proteins:
- a CDS encoding ABC transporter permease, with the protein MSTVSPFAPAPGAAPLHQQVRAQAAMETKLLLRNGEQLLLAVVIPVLALVGGVIGANQLGLDFDAPVVDVLTPGVLALAVLSTSFTSLAIATGFERRYGLIKRLGASPLPRHGLLLGKVIAIFVVQVFQAIVICGVAVALGWTPDGGVVGLPVALVGTFLGTLAFGSLGLLMAGTLRAEATLAAANLVYLLLLMGGGVVLPRDTYGAAGEVLRFLPSGALGDALRGGLTDGRCDAVAMVTLAVWAVIGSVLAGRYFKWE; encoded by the coding sequence ATGAGCACCGTCTCGCCGTTCGCGCCCGCCCCCGGAGCGGCGCCCCTGCACCAGCAGGTCCGCGCCCAGGCCGCCATGGAGACCAAGCTGCTGCTCCGCAACGGCGAGCAGCTCCTGCTCGCCGTCGTCATCCCGGTCCTCGCTCTCGTCGGTGGAGTGATCGGTGCCAACCAACTCGGCCTCGACTTCGACGCCCCGGTGGTCGACGTCCTCACCCCGGGCGTCCTCGCGCTGGCCGTCCTCTCGACGTCGTTCACCTCGCTCGCGATCGCCACTGGGTTCGAACGGCGCTACGGCCTGATCAAGCGGCTCGGAGCCTCGCCGCTCCCCCGCCACGGGCTGCTGCTGGGCAAGGTCATCGCCATCTTCGTGGTGCAGGTGTTCCAGGCGATCGTGATCTGCGGCGTGGCCGTCGCGCTGGGATGGACGCCGGACGGAGGCGTCGTCGGTCTGCCCGTTGCGCTGGTCGGGACCTTCCTGGGCACGCTCGCCTTCGGCTCGCTCGGTCTGCTGATGGCCGGCACGCTCCGCGCCGAGGCAACGCTGGCCGCAGCCAACCTCGTCTACCTGCTGCTCCTGATGGGTGGCGGCGTGGTGCTCCCCCGCGACACCTACGGCGCTGCCGGCGAGGTGCTCCGGTTCCTGCCGTCCGGAGCACTCGGCGACGCACTGCGCGGTGGCCTGACCGACGGCCGCTGCGATGCGGTCGCCATGGTGACCCTGGCGGTCTGGGCCGTGATCGGCTCGGTCCTGGCCGGGCGCTACTTCAAGTGGGAGTGA
- a CDS encoding ABC transporter ATP-binding protein has translation MTDAPHPDGPAVLIDGLVMRYGDKTAVDGLSLSVERGTITAVLGPNGAGKTTTLETCEGFRKPQSGTVRVLGLDPIAQRRELLPRIGVMLQAGGAWSGVRAVEMLRHMAALHAHPLPVELLVERLGLEECGSTPYRRLSGGQQQRLGLAMALIGRPELVFVDEPTAGMDPAARRTTWELLQELRDSGVTVVLTTHYLEEAERLADQVHVIDRGRVIASGSPFELTRSRGHATIRLVVTEPFPPDAPAGLQADLGPDTEVIAINEQSLLISGPADASTLAKVSAWCAHHGVLPESLTLGQRTLEDVFLQLTGRELEA, from the coding sequence GTGACCGATGCTCCCCACCCGGACGGCCCTGCCGTCCTCATTGACGGACTGGTCATGCGCTACGGCGACAAGACTGCCGTGGACGGCCTCTCCCTCTCCGTGGAGCGCGGCACGATCACCGCTGTGCTGGGCCCGAACGGAGCCGGCAAGACCACGACGCTCGAGACCTGCGAGGGATTCCGCAAACCGCAATCCGGCACGGTCCGGGTGCTGGGCCTCGACCCGATCGCCCAGCGACGCGAGCTGCTCCCCCGCATCGGCGTGATGCTGCAGGCCGGCGGCGCGTGGTCCGGGGTGCGCGCGGTCGAGATGCTGCGACACATGGCTGCGCTCCACGCCCATCCGCTCCCGGTGGAGTTGCTCGTCGAGCGGCTCGGCCTCGAGGAGTGTGGCTCCACCCCCTACCGCCGCCTCTCCGGCGGCCAGCAGCAGCGCCTGGGGCTCGCCATGGCGCTCATCGGCCGGCCTGAGCTGGTCTTCGTCGACGAGCCGACGGCCGGCATGGACCCTGCTGCGCGGCGTACGACGTGGGAGCTGCTCCAGGAGCTCCGCGACTCGGGCGTGACCGTCGTCCTCACCACGCACTACCTGGAGGAGGCCGAGCGTCTCGCCGACCAGGTGCACGTCATCGACCGGGGTCGCGTGATCGCCTCCGGCTCGCCGTTCGAGCTCACCCGGTCGCGCGGCCACGCCACCATCCGCCTGGTCGTCACCGAGCCGTTCCCGCCGGACGCACCTGCAGGGCTGCAGGCCGACCTCGGTCCCGACACCGAGGTGATCGCCATCAACGAGCAGTCACTGCTGATCTCGGGCCCCGCCGACGCGAGCACCCTGGCCAAGGTCTCGGCGTGGTGTGCCCACCACGGCGTACTTCCTGAGTCCCTGACCCTCGGCCAGCGCACCCTCGAGGACGTCTTCCTGCAGCTCACCGGAAGGGAGCTCGAGGCATGA